AGCAGTACCCCGGCTGGCAACAGTGCCATGGGCGATGCCCTATCGGCGGCACTCGGCAAAAAACGTTAAATCGGACTATTAGGGCGCAGCGAGTTGCGCCCTTGCCGATAAACTATCTCGCACTTTTTTTCAACACGCCATCCAGAATGCCAATCGGCAAATATCTCCCGCTCGCCATTTATACCCTAAATCATGCGCCTAGCAGGAAGGCGGCAAAGCAGCGACAAATCGGTGGGGAACCGATTTGAACCGTGCTTGCGCTGGGCCGCAGGCTGAACCTCAGGGATGAGGTGCATTAATCCCCAGGAGTTTACATCATTCAGTGACTGGGTTGAGCGAGGAAAGCTCACGCCCAGGCAACTTGAAGTATGGCGGGTATATTAAGAACCTATCCCATTAAGCTATTTTATTTGCCATTTTGCACCTGGGCAGCGCTCACCTTCCTCACATACTTCAGGCTGCGGTTGTTGCGCATTGTCCGTGTCCAAACTGGCTGCAACAATATGCGCCTACTGGAATAGGCTCTAACTTTTCAATTAACACTGCGTGTTCATTTGGTTTTTTATGGGCGAAACACCTATGGTTACCGCCCGTATTCCACCATTAAAATATTATTAAATTCCCTGCGGTAAAAATAAAAGGCGACGGAACTGCCGCCATAATTGTCAAGGCTATGAAATCAATCACAACTACGCAACTGATTGCTCATCATTCTCATCTGTGCCATTAGTCATACAGCTTTCATCAAAGCAATGTTGCTGGCGGTTGCGATTACCACAATAACAATTGGTTACCAATACCCTTTCCTTGCGCATTGAAAGCAATAACGATTCTCACTATTATTGCTTTTTTTATTTCTTGCGCAGATTTATAGGTGAGTAACGCCGATGGCGCATCTTGTTCGCCGACAACGCGCAATAATCATCAGCTCTACTACCCCGACTCCCGGAAGGTTAATGACATGCCTATTCTGCCCAAACACACTTATAAGATCGCCGGCTTCTCCAGCGAAATTGGGCCAGCTTATCGCCAGAAATTGCTATCGCTCGGTATGCTGCCCGGCTCCTCATTCGAGATAGTGCGCGTTGCGCCGCTCGGCGATCCGATAGCAATCAAGACCCGCCGCGTCAACCTGGTGCTGCGCAGAAAAGATCTAGCCCTGTTGCTGCTTGACGAGCAACCCTGAGCCGTCGTCATTGGGTTCGATTGCCGCCGTTCCATTGCGCCGGCGTTGTTTTCACTAACTAGTATCATCTTTGATTATGAAAAAACTCACCATCGGCTTAGTAGGCAATCCGAACTCCGGTAAAACCACACTATTCAATCAACTGACCGGTGCCAAGCAGCGGGTTGGCAACTGGGCGGGCGTCACCGTCGAACGCAAAGAAGGTCAGTTCACTACGCCACAGTCTGAAGTTAAGCTGGTCGACCTGCCAGGTACCTATTCCCTGACCACCATCTCGGAGCAAACCTCGCTCGACGAACAGATCGCCTGCCACTACATCCTCAGTGGCGATGCCGATCTGCTGATCAACGTGATCGACGCCTCCAACCTGGAGCGCAATCTCTACCTGACGCTGCAACTGTTGGAGTTGGGCATCCCGTGCATCATCGCGCTGAACATGCTGGATATCGCCAGAAGTCAGCATATCGATATCGATATCGCCGCGCTGTCGTCGCGACTGGGCTGCCCGGTGGTGCCGATGGTTTCCACCAAGGCCGATGGCATCGGCGTGCTGAAGCAGATGATCGACAATCATCAGTTCAACGAGTTGAAAGCGCTGGTGAGCTACCCATCGCTGTTGCTGAAAGAGGTCGCCACGCTAAGCGACGCCATGCCGGAGCACCTGCCGACGGAGCAACGCCGCTGGCTGGCGTTGCAGATGCTGGAAGGTGATATCTACAGCCACAGCCTGGCTGGCCCCGCCACCACGCTGCTGCCGGCGGCCAAGCTGGCGCTGCAACAGCAGGAAGATCCGGCGCTGATGATCGCCGATGCCCGTTACCAGTCGATCACCACCCTATGCGATGAGGTCAGCAACTCGCAGCAGGCGATGCCGAACCGCCTGACAGAACTGCTGGACAAAGTGATCCTCAACCGCTGGCTGGGGGTGCCGATCTTCCTGCTGGTGATGTACCTGATGTTCCTGCTGGCGATCAACATCGGTGGCGCGCTACAGCCGATTTTCGATATCGGGTCGGAGGCCATCTTCATTCAGGGCATTCAGTGGCTCGGTTATACCTTACACTTCCCTGAATGGCTAACCCTCTTCCTGGCACAAGGGGTCGGCGGCGGCATCCATACCGTGCTACCGCTAGTGCCGCAGATCGGTATGATGTATCTGTTCCTCTCTTTCCTTGAAGACTCCGGTTACATGGCTCGTGCGGCGTTCGTCATGGATCGTCTGATGCAGGCGCTTGGGCTGCCGGGCAAATCTTTTGTACCCCTGATCGTCGGCTTCGGCTGCAACGTGCCTTCGATCATGGGTGCCCGAACGCTGGACACCCAGCGTGAACGACTGATCACCATCATGATGGCACCTTTCATGTCCTGCGGTGCCCGCCTGGCGATCTTCGCGGTGTTCGCCGCCGCCTTCTTCGGCCAGGACGGCACGGGGGTGGTGTTTTCGCTATATATGCTCGGCATCGTGGTCGCGATCCTCACCGGCCTGGTGCTGAAATACACCCTCATGCGCGGCGAAGCCTCACCATTCGTCATGGAGTTGCCGGTCTACCACGTACCGCACCTGAAAAGCCTGCTGCTGCAGACCTGGCAACGGTTGAAAGACTTCGTGCTACGCGCTGGCAAAGTGATCGTGATA
The sequence above is drawn from the Serratia symbiotica genome and encodes:
- the feoA gene encoding ferrous iron transporter A — its product is MPILPKHTYKIAGFSSEIGPAYRQKLLSLGMLPGSSFEIVRVAPLGDPIAIKTRRVNLVLRRKDLALLLLDEQP
- the feoB gene encoding Fe(2+) transporter permease subunit FeoB; this encodes MKKLTIGLVGNPNSGKTTLFNQLTGAKQRVGNWAGVTVERKEGQFTTPQSEVKLVDLPGTYSLTTISEQTSLDEQIACHYILSGDADLLINVIDASNLERNLYLTLQLLELGIPCIIALNMLDIARSQHIDIDIAALSSRLGCPVVPMVSTKADGIGVLKQMIDNHQFNELKALVSYPSLLLKEVATLSDAMPEHLPTEQRRWLALQMLEGDIYSHSLAGPATTLLPAAKLALQQQEDPALMIADARYQSITTLCDEVSNSQQAMPNRLTELLDKVILNRWLGVPIFLLVMYLMFLLAINIGGALQPIFDIGSEAIFIQGIQWLGYTLHFPEWLTLFLAQGVGGGIHTVLPLVPQIGMMYLFLSFLEDSGYMARAAFVMDRLMQALGLPGKSFVPLIVGFGCNVPSIMGARTLDTQRERLITIMMAPFMSCGARLAIFAVFAAAFFGQDGTGVVFSLYMLGIVVAILTGLVLKYTLMRGEASPFVMELPVYHVPHLKSLLLQTWQRLKDFVLRAGKVIVIASIFIGGLNSFTFRGKPVDNINDSALASVSKMMTPLLQPMGVHNDNWQATVGLVAGAMAKEVVVGTLNTLYTAERISNQEFDAASFNLLDELDGALRKTWQGLKNTFSLSVLSNPIEANKGEGEMEVSSMGVMSSKFGSNISAYSYLIFVLLYVPCASVMGAIARESSRGWMTFSILWGLNIAYSLATLFYQVATFNQHPQYSLTVILVVALVNLLILCSLRQARSRVTVRLGNATPASCCKCSQGNCH